A single genomic interval of Electrophorus electricus isolate fEleEle1 chromosome 4, fEleEle1.pri, whole genome shotgun sequence harbors:
- the tent5bb gene encoding terminal nucleotidyltransferase 5Bb, with protein MSSGDASEQNRRFCVLSWEQVQRLDSILGESVPIHGRGNFPTLSVQPRQIVQVVRARLEESGVVVRDVKLNGSAASHVLHQDTGLGYKDLDLIFGLSLTDDRTFRLVKDVVLDSLLDFLPAGVSRERITALTLKEAYVQKLVKVCKDTDRWSLISLSNNTGKNVELKFVDSLRRQFEFSVDSFQIGLDSLLLFDRCSETPMSESFHPTVLGESMYGDFEEALGHLRSKIIATRSPEEIRGGGLLKYCHLLVRGFRPASPAHMKTLQRYMCSRFFIDFPDVGEQRRKLEAYLQNHFSGMEHKRYECLATLRRVVDESTVCLMGHERRQTLALISALALRALAEQHAIPALANVTCYYQPAPYVRDVNFSNYYVPSPVPTCSSSYPTWLPCS; from the exons ATGTCCTCCGGGGATGCGTCGGAGCAAAATCGGCGgttctgtgttttgtcttggGAGCAGGTGCAGCGTTTGGACTCCATCCTTGGAGAGAGCGTCCCGATACACGGACGCGGAAATTTCCCCACGCTGTCTGTTCAGCCACGACAGATCGTACAG GTGGTGAGGGCCAGACTGGAGGAGAGCGGGGTAGTGGTTCGTGATGTGAAACTCAACGGCTCCGCAGCCAGCCACGTGCTACACCAGGACACAGGCCTGGGATACAAGGACCTGGACCTGATCTTTGGACTGAGTCTGACTGACGACAGGACCTTTCGCCtggtgaaggatgtggtgctggACAGCCTGCTGGACTTCCTGCCAGCAGGCGTCAGCCGCGAGCGCATCACCGCCCTCACCCTGAAGGAGGCGTACGTGCAGAAGCTGGTGAAAGTGTGCAAGGACACAGACCGCTGGAGCCTCATCTCCCTCTCCAACAACACGGGCAAGAATGTGGAGCTCAAGTTCGTCGACTCGCTACGCCGGCAGTTCGAGTTCAGCGTAGATTCCTTCCAGATCGGCCTGGACTCGCTGCTGCTGTTCGACCGCTGCTCCGAGACGCCCATGTCCGAGAGCTTCCACCCCACTGTGCTGGGCGAGAGCATGTACGGCGACTTCGAAGAGGCGCTGGGCCATCTGCGCTCCAAGATCATCGCCACGCGCAGCCCCGAGGAGATCCGCGGTGGCGGTCTGCTGAAgtactgccacctgctggtgcGCGGCTTCCGGCCCGCCTCACCGGCACACATGAAGACGCTGCAGCGATACATGTGCTCGCGCTTTTTCATTGACTTCCCCGACGTGGGCGAGCAGCGGCGAAAGCTGGAGGCCTACCTGCAAAACCACTTCAGTGGTATGGAGCACAAGCGCTACGAGTGCCTGGCCACACTGCGCCGTGTGGTGGACGAGAGCACCGTGTGCCTGATGGGCCACGAGCGCCGGCAGACGCTGGCACTCATCTCCGCGCTGGCTCTGCGGGCACTCGCTGAGCAGCACGCCATCCCAGCACTGGCCAACGTCACCT
- the zdhhc18b gene encoding palmitoyltransferase ZDHHC18b isoform X3 — MKNCEYQQIDPKALATPSPAPTPSRPCLEKKPKRLKRKWEVFPGKNRFYCDGRIIVARQSGVLPLTLGLILVTSGLFFIFDCPFLVQHLTSCIPVIGGVLFVFVVISLLQTSFTDPGILPRATPEEAADIEKQIDNPINSSSSYRPPPRTKEVVINEQVVKLKYCFTCKIFRPPRTSHCSLCDNCVERFDHHCPWVGNCVGKRNYRFFYMFIVSLSFHTAFIFGCVTTHLALRSQGGNGLVFALQQSPASALELVVCFFSVWSILGLSGFHTYLVAANLTTNEDIKGSWSGKSGNEESGNPFSYNNIFKNCCSVLCGPMPPSLIDRRGFVPTEDEVRAIPAEMELPSIKTDINMKVD; from the exons ATGAAAAATTGCGAATATCAACAAATAGATCCTAAGGCACTAGCGACACCATCGCCTGCACCGACTCCTTCGCGACCTTGCCTAGAGAAGAAACCCAAACGGCTCAAAAGAAAATGGGAAGTGTTTCCTGGGAAGAATCGTTTTTACTGTGATGGACGGATCATCGTCGCTCGTCAAAGCGGCGTACTTCCTCTGACACTGGGCCTTATCCTCGTTACTAGTGGACTGTTTTTTATATTCGA cTGCCCTTTTCTGGTTCAACACCTGACCAGCTGCATCCCGGTGATTGGCGGTgtcctttttgtgtttgtggtcaTCTCTCTTCTTCAGACCAGCTTTACCGACCCAGGCATTTTGCCAAGGGCAACGCCAGAAGAGGCTGCTGATATCGAGAAGCAGATTG ATAATCCCATCAACTCTTCCTCCTCCTACCGCCCTCCTCCTCGCACCAAGGAGGTCGTCATCAACGAGCAGGTGGTAAAGCTGAAGTACTGCTTCACCTGTAAAATCTTCCGCCCACCTCGCACCTCCCACTGCAGTCTGTGTGACAACTGTGTGG AGCGGTTTGATCACCATTGCCCCTGGGTTGGAAACTGCGTGGGAAAGCGAAACTACCGCTTCTTCTACATGTTCATCGTCTCGCTGTCCTTCCACACCGCCTTCATCTTTGGCTGCGTGACCACGCACCTGGCTCTGA gATCACAAGGAGGAAATGGGCTGGTTTTTGCACTCCAGCAGAGCCCTGCCAG TGCTTTAGAGCTAGTGGTTTGCTTCTTCTCAGTGTGGTCCATTTTGGGCCTCTCAGGCTTCCATACATACCTGGTTGCTGCTAATCTCACCACAAATGAGGAT ATAAAAGGTTCGTGGTCAGGGAAAAGTGGGAATGAAGAAAGTGGGAATCCTTTTAGTTATAACAACATCTTCAAGAACTGCTGTTCAGTGCTCTGTGGGCCCATGCCTCCCAG tTTGATTGACCGAAGAGGCTTCGTGCCCACGGAAGATGAGGTCCGGGCCATCCCCGCGGAGATGGAGCTTCCCTCTATCAAAACTGACATCAATATG AAAGTGGACTAA
- the zdhhc18b gene encoding palmitoyltransferase ZDHHC18b isoform X1 gives MKNCEYQQIDPKALATPSPAPTPSRPCLEKKPKRLKRKWEVFPGKNRFYCDGRIIVARQSGVLPLTLGLILVTSGLFFIFDCPFLVQHLTSCIPVIGGVLFVFVVISLLQTSFTDPGILPRATPEEAADIEKQIDNPINSSSSYRPPPRTKEVVINEQVVKLKYCFTCKIFRPPRTSHCSLCDNCVERFDHHCPWVGNCVGKRNYRFFYMFIVSLSFHTAFIFGCVTTHLALRSQGGNGLVFALQQSPASALELVVCFFSVWSILGLSGFHTYLVAANLTTNEDIKGSWSGKSGNEESGNPFSYNNIFKNCCSVLCGPMPPSLIDRRGFVPTEDEVRAIPAEMELPSIKTDINMRTQGTKGLSEMATHSLHPSSTSPQAIPPALDTPRTVAPSATPGRPKASRGRQLGSSSHRHHSQHKSKVKRTTPQAPHPDPTSSSPVSAAPKRGHGSRSHKDPERREPKFSPLH, from the exons ATGAAAAATTGCGAATATCAACAAATAGATCCTAAGGCACTAGCGACACCATCGCCTGCACCGACTCCTTCGCGACCTTGCCTAGAGAAGAAACCCAAACGGCTCAAAAGAAAATGGGAAGTGTTTCCTGGGAAGAATCGTTTTTACTGTGATGGACGGATCATCGTCGCTCGTCAAAGCGGCGTACTTCCTCTGACACTGGGCCTTATCCTCGTTACTAGTGGACTGTTTTTTATATTCGA cTGCCCTTTTCTGGTTCAACACCTGACCAGCTGCATCCCGGTGATTGGCGGTgtcctttttgtgtttgtggtcaTCTCTCTTCTTCAGACCAGCTTTACCGACCCAGGCATTTTGCCAAGGGCAACGCCAGAAGAGGCTGCTGATATCGAGAAGCAGATTG ATAATCCCATCAACTCTTCCTCCTCCTACCGCCCTCCTCCTCGCACCAAGGAGGTCGTCATCAACGAGCAGGTGGTAAAGCTGAAGTACTGCTTCACCTGTAAAATCTTCCGCCCACCTCGCACCTCCCACTGCAGTCTGTGTGACAACTGTGTGG AGCGGTTTGATCACCATTGCCCCTGGGTTGGAAACTGCGTGGGAAAGCGAAACTACCGCTTCTTCTACATGTTCATCGTCTCGCTGTCCTTCCACACCGCCTTCATCTTTGGCTGCGTGACCACGCACCTGGCTCTGA gATCACAAGGAGGAAATGGGCTGGTTTTTGCACTCCAGCAGAGCCCTGCCAG TGCTTTAGAGCTAGTGGTTTGCTTCTTCTCAGTGTGGTCCATTTTGGGCCTCTCAGGCTTCCATACATACCTGGTTGCTGCTAATCTCACCACAAATGAGGAT ATAAAAGGTTCGTGGTCAGGGAAAAGTGGGAATGAAGAAAGTGGGAATCCTTTTAGTTATAACAACATCTTCAAGAACTGCTGTTCAGTGCTCTGTGGGCCCATGCCTCCCAG tTTGATTGACCGAAGAGGCTTCGTGCCCACGGAAGATGAGGTCCGGGCCATCCCCGCGGAGATGGAGCTTCCCTCTATCAAAACTGACATCAATATG CGTACCCAGGGCACTAAAGGCCTGTCAGAGATGGCTACTCACTCTCTTCACCCGTCCAGCACCTCCCCTCAGGCCATACCCCCAGCCCTGGACACCCCACGCACCGTGGCTCCCTCCGCCACTCCAGGGCGGCCTAAGGCCTCCAGGGGGCGGCAGCTGGGCTCTTCGTCCCACAGGCATCACTCTCAGCACAAGAGCAAAGTGAAAAGGACCACCCCTCAGGCCCCCCACCCGGACCCCACCTCCAGCTCTCCTGTCTCCGCAGCCCCAAAGCGTGGCCACGGCTCGAGGAGCCACAAGGACCCGGAGCGCCGAGAGCCCAAGTTCTCACCTCTGCACTGA
- the zdhhc18b gene encoding palmitoyltransferase ZDHHC18b isoform X2 — MKNCEYQQIDPKALATPSPAPTPSRPCLEKKPKRLKRKWEVFPGKNRFYCDGRIIVARQSGVLPLTLGLILVTSGLFFIFDCPFLVQHLTSCIPVIGGVLFVFVVISLLQTSFTDPGILPRATPEEAADIEKQIDNPINSSSSYRPPPRTKEVVINEQVVKLKYCFTCKIFRPPRTSHCSLCDNCVERFDHHCPWVGNCVGKRNYRFFYMFIVSLSFHTAFIFGCVTTHLALRSQGGNGLVFALQQSPASALELVVCFFSVWSILGLSGFHTYLVAANLTTNEDIKGSWSGKSGNEESGNPFSYNNIFKNCCSVLCGPMPPSLIDRRGFVPTEDEVRAIPAEMELPSIKTDINMEGDCLDFALSFAS, encoded by the exons ATGAAAAATTGCGAATATCAACAAATAGATCCTAAGGCACTAGCGACACCATCGCCTGCACCGACTCCTTCGCGACCTTGCCTAGAGAAGAAACCCAAACGGCTCAAAAGAAAATGGGAAGTGTTTCCTGGGAAGAATCGTTTTTACTGTGATGGACGGATCATCGTCGCTCGTCAAAGCGGCGTACTTCCTCTGACACTGGGCCTTATCCTCGTTACTAGTGGACTGTTTTTTATATTCGA cTGCCCTTTTCTGGTTCAACACCTGACCAGCTGCATCCCGGTGATTGGCGGTgtcctttttgtgtttgtggtcaTCTCTCTTCTTCAGACCAGCTTTACCGACCCAGGCATTTTGCCAAGGGCAACGCCAGAAGAGGCTGCTGATATCGAGAAGCAGATTG ATAATCCCATCAACTCTTCCTCCTCCTACCGCCCTCCTCCTCGCACCAAGGAGGTCGTCATCAACGAGCAGGTGGTAAAGCTGAAGTACTGCTTCACCTGTAAAATCTTCCGCCCACCTCGCACCTCCCACTGCAGTCTGTGTGACAACTGTGTGG AGCGGTTTGATCACCATTGCCCCTGGGTTGGAAACTGCGTGGGAAAGCGAAACTACCGCTTCTTCTACATGTTCATCGTCTCGCTGTCCTTCCACACCGCCTTCATCTTTGGCTGCGTGACCACGCACCTGGCTCTGA gATCACAAGGAGGAAATGGGCTGGTTTTTGCACTCCAGCAGAGCCCTGCCAG TGCTTTAGAGCTAGTGGTTTGCTTCTTCTCAGTGTGGTCCATTTTGGGCCTCTCAGGCTTCCATACATACCTGGTTGCTGCTAATCTCACCACAAATGAGGAT ATAAAAGGTTCGTGGTCAGGGAAAAGTGGGAATGAAGAAAGTGGGAATCCTTTTAGTTATAACAACATCTTCAAGAACTGCTGTTCAGTGCTCTGTGGGCCCATGCCTCCCAG tTTGATTGACCGAAGAGGCTTCGTGCCCACGGAAGATGAGGTCCGGGCCATCCCCGCGGAGATGGAGCTTCCCTCTATCAAAACTGACATCAATATG GAGGGTGACTGCCTGGATTTTGCACTGTCCTTTGCCAGTTGA